From the genome of Sphingomonas sp. HMP6, one region includes:
- the edd gene encoding phosphogluconate dehydratase produces MTTLHPEIAAVTDRIIARSKPTRDAYLGLIARARDTHIARPAMGCANAAHAYAGTEEDRATLVTGQAMNIGIVTSYNDMLSAHAPYYRYPEQMKVWAREAGATAQVAGGVPAMCDGVTQGYAGMELSLFSRDTIALSTAIALSHGTFEGAALLGICDKIVPGLLMGALRFGHLPMVFIPAGPMPSGLANKAKVAVREAFAEGKVGRDALLEAEIGAYHSKGTCTFYGTANSNQMMMEMMGLHMPGAAFINPGTKLRQELTRAAVHRLPQIGWSGDSYRPLGLCVDEKAIVNAAIGLLATGGSTNHLLHLPAIAACAGIVIDWEDFDRLSKAIPLVARVYPNGSADVNGFEGAGGMAFVIRELADAGLLHRDLLTVAGEDMTDYGRKPVLDNAEALAWTDPGASGDDSILRAPATPFAPEGGFRILAGNLGRACIKVSAVERDRWTIEAPARVFEDQAAVLAAFQAGELDRDVVVVVRFQGPRANGMPELHKLTPALGVLQNRGFRVALVTDGRMSGASGKVPAAIHCSPEALGDGPLSRVRDGDVIRLDADAGELFARVDPAEWAARIPATAPPEAEGMGRELFGLFRANANEAERGASPLLTGMGW; encoded by the coding sequence ATGACCACCCTTCACCCCGAAATCGCCGCCGTCACCGACCGGATCATCGCCCGGTCGAAGCCCACCCGTGATGCGTATCTCGGGCTGATCGCGCGCGCGCGCGACACGCATATCGCGCGGCCGGCGATGGGCTGCGCCAACGCCGCGCACGCTTATGCCGGGACCGAGGAAGACCGCGCGACGCTGGTCACGGGTCAGGCGATGAACATCGGCATCGTCACGTCTTACAACGACATGCTCTCGGCGCACGCGCCCTATTACCGCTATCCCGAACAGATGAAGGTGTGGGCGCGCGAGGCCGGGGCGACCGCGCAAGTCGCGGGCGGCGTGCCGGCAATGTGCGACGGCGTGACGCAGGGCTATGCGGGGATGGAATTGTCGCTGTTCAGCCGCGACACGATCGCCCTGTCGACCGCGATCGCGCTCAGCCACGGCACGTTCGAGGGTGCCGCCTTGCTCGGCATTTGCGACAAGATCGTGCCGGGCCTGCTGATGGGCGCTTTGCGCTTCGGCCATTTGCCGATGGTGTTCATCCCGGCAGGACCGATGCCCTCGGGCCTCGCCAACAAGGCCAAGGTCGCGGTGCGCGAAGCGTTTGCGGAGGGAAAAGTCGGTCGCGACGCGCTGCTTGAGGCCGAGATCGGCGCTTATCATTCCAAGGGCACCTGCACCTTCTACGGCACCGCCAATTCCAATCAGATGATGATGGAGATGATGGGGCTGCACATGCCCGGCGCGGCGTTCATCAATCCCGGCACCAAGCTGCGCCAGGAATTGACACGGGCAGCGGTGCATCGTTTGCCGCAGATCGGATGGAGCGGTGATTCGTACCGTCCGCTCGGGCTGTGCGTGGATGAGAAGGCGATCGTGAATGCCGCGATCGGGCTGCTCGCAACTGGCGGATCGACCAACCATCTACTGCACTTGCCCGCTATCGCGGCGTGCGCGGGCATCGTGATCGACTGGGAGGATTTCGACCGCCTCTCCAAGGCGATCCCGCTCGTCGCGCGGGTCTATCCCAACGGGTCGGCCGATGTGAACGGGTTCGAGGGTGCGGGCGGGATGGCGTTCGTGATCCGAGAACTGGCCGATGCCGGGCTGCTCCACCGCGATTTGCTGACCGTCGCGGGCGAAGACATGACCGATTATGGACGCAAGCCGGTGCTGGATAACGCAGAGGCGCTTGCCTGGACCGATCCGGGTGCGAGCGGCGATGACTCGATCCTGCGCGCGCCAGCGACACCGTTCGCCCCCGAAGGCGGCTTTCGGATCCTTGCCGGCAACTTGGGCCGCGCCTGCATCAAGGTATCCGCGGTCGAGCGGGATCGCTGGACGATCGAAGCACCCGCGCGTGTCTTCGAGGATCAAGCGGCAGTGCTAGCCGCATTCCAAGCGGGCGAACTCGACCGCGACGTCGTCGTCGTGGTGCGGTTCCAAGGACCGCGCGCCAATGGCATGCCCGAATTGCACAAGCTCACGCCCGCGCTCGGCGTGCTGCAGAACCGCGGCTTCCGCGTCGCGCTGGTCACCGACGGGCGCATGTCGGGCGCGAGCGGCAAGGTTCCCGCGGCGATCCATTGCTCGCCCGAGGCATTAGGCGACGGGCCGCTGTCGCGCGTGCGCGACGGCGACGTGATCCGGCTGGATGCCGACGCAGGCGAGTTGTTCGCGCGCGTGGACCCGGCGGAATGGGCGGCACGCATCCCCGCCACCGCACCGCCCGAAGCCGAGGGCATGGGCCGCGAGTTGTTCGGCCTGTTCCGCGCGAACGCCAATGAGGCCGAGCGCGGGGCCTCACCGCTGCTGACGGGAATGGGCTGGTGA
- the pgl gene encoding 6-phosphogluconolactonase, with translation MSDDDHEIEWWDYEDAEEMAEAVAGDIGFIIDSAIDARGAAVIALSGGKTPIPIYAKLAAAKHDWKRVTIVPVDERIVPLGDPLSNVTMIAKAFLPKGARVMPIVPNATADYKAAGRSADALMQDLHWPLDLCLLGVGADGHTGSIFPGPDYDEALAGPKERRALGVMPDPMPKDAPVARVTLSREAMISARALIIAVTGDAKKKVIEDAIKQGPSSKYPIGRVLADVELPVDIHWAAE, from the coding sequence ATGAGCGACGACGACCACGAAATCGAATGGTGGGATTATGAGGATGCCGAGGAGATGGCCGAGGCTGTCGCGGGCGACATCGGTTTCATCATCGACAGCGCGATCGATGCGCGCGGTGCGGCGGTGATCGCGCTGTCGGGTGGCAAGACGCCGATCCCGATCTATGCGAAGCTTGCCGCCGCCAAGCATGACTGGAAGCGCGTCACGATCGTGCCGGTGGACGAGCGCATCGTGCCGCTGGGTGATCCGCTGTCGAACGTGACGATGATCGCCAAGGCGTTTCTGCCAAAGGGCGCGCGGGTCATGCCGATCGTTCCCAACGCGACCGCCGATTACAAAGCCGCAGGGCGCTCGGCCGATGCGCTGATGCAGGATCTGCACTGGCCGCTCGACCTGTGCCTGCTCGGCGTCGGCGCGGACGGGCACACCGGATCGATCTTCCCCGGCCCCGATTATGACGAGGCACTGGCCGGCCCGAAGGAGCGGCGTGCGCTGGGCGTGATGCCCGATCCGATGCCGAAGGACGCGCCCGTCGCGCGTGTGACGCTCAGCCGCGAAGCGATGATTTCCGCGCGCGCGCTGATCATTGCGGTGACCGGTGACGCGAAGAAGAAGGTGATCGAGGACGCGATCAAGCAGGGTCCGTCGTCGAAATACCCGATCGGACGCGTGCTCGCGGATGTGGAACTGCCGGTGGATATCCACTGGGCGGCGGAATGA
- the zwf gene encoding glucose-6-phosphate dehydrogenase — protein sequence MHVRTPVAKLLLFGATGDLAQRMLLPSLYGLHADGLLPDGLTITGTARSEHSDASYRKFAKAALDEFLPADRKDEKATKSFLERVQYQALDATDLAHYQQLAEKVGDVSGGLAIFLSTAPSLFEAVIRGLDSAGLAGETVRIGLEKPLGYDLASSKEINDTVASAFSEDRTFRIDHYLGKETVQNILALRFGNSFFEPVWNARGIDNIQITISETVGLEERAAYYDGAGALRDMVANHMLQLLALIAMEPPASFDGTAIRDEKAKVFRSLRAIEPADAPLMSVTGQYAAGASGGEIVKGYIDELGKPSTTETFVAIKAHVDNWRWQGVPFYLRTGKRMTTRRSEIAIQFKPVPHSMFSNRGGLLQPNVLVIRLQPEEYVQMLMMAKEPGLDRDGIRLREVPLNLSLDAEFAGRPRRIAYERLLLDLIEGDQTLFVRRDEVEAQWSWIDAIRAGWVANDMKPKNYASGSWGPSAAIALTERDGVTWQDD from the coding sequence ATGCATGTCCGCACGCCCGTCGCCAAGCTGTTGCTCTTCGGCGCGACCGGAGACCTTGCCCAGCGCATGCTGCTGCCGTCGCTCTATGGCCTGCACGCCGATGGATTGTTGCCCGATGGGCTAACGATCACGGGCACCGCGCGGTCCGAACATAGCGATGCAAGTTATCGCAAGTTCGCGAAGGCCGCGCTGGACGAGTTCCTGCCGGCCGACCGCAAGGACGAGAAGGCGACCAAGAGCTTTCTGGAACGCGTCCAGTACCAAGCGCTCGATGCAACCGATCTCGCGCACTACCAGCAGTTGGCGGAGAAGGTGGGCGACGTTTCGGGCGGCCTGGCGATCTTCCTGTCGACGGCGCCGTCATTGTTCGAAGCGGTGATTCGCGGCCTCGATTCGGCGGGGCTTGCTGGGGAGACGGTGCGGATCGGTCTGGAAAAGCCGCTCGGCTACGATCTAGCGTCGAGCAAGGAAATCAACGACACTGTCGCCTCAGCCTTTTCGGAGGACCGCACCTTCAGGATCGACCATTATCTCGGCAAGGAAACCGTCCAGAACATCCTCGCCTTGCGCTTCGGCAACAGTTTCTTCGAGCCGGTGTGGAATGCGCGCGGCATCGACAATATCCAGATCACGATTTCGGAAACGGTCGGGCTGGAAGAGCGCGCGGCTTATTATGACGGCGCGGGTGCTTTGCGCGACATGGTCGCCAATCATATGCTCCAGCTGCTCGCGTTGATCGCGATGGAACCCCCTGCCAGCTTCGACGGCACCGCGATCCGCGACGAGAAAGCCAAGGTGTTCCGCTCGCTTCGCGCAATCGAACCTGCGGACGCGCCGCTGATGTCGGTGACGGGGCAGTACGCCGCGGGCGCGAGCGGCGGCGAGATCGTCAAGGGCTATATCGACGAACTCGGCAAGCCATCGACCACCGAGACCTTTGTCGCGATCAAGGCGCATGTCGACAATTGGCGCTGGCAGGGCGTGCCGTTCTACCTGCGTACCGGCAAGCGCATGACCACGCGGCGCAGCGAAATCGCGATCCAGTTCAAGCCGGTGCCGCATTCGATGTTCTCGAACCGGGGCGGCCTGCTCCAGCCCAACGTCTTAGTCATCCGCTTGCAGCCCGAGGAATATGTCCAGATGCTGATGATGGCCAAGGAGCCGGGGCTCGACCGCGACGGTATCCGCTTGCGCGAAGTGCCGCTGAACCTCAGCCTCGACGCTGAATTTGCCGGACGCCCGCGCCGTATCGCCTATGAGCGGCTGCTGCTCGATCTGATCGAGGGCGACCAAACGCTGTTCGTGCGGCGCGACGAGGTCGAGGCGCAATGGAGCTGGATCGACGCAATCCGGGCCGGCTGGGTGGCGAACGACATGAAGCCCAAGAATTACGCCTCGGGCAGTTGGGGTCCAAGCGCCGCGATTGCGCTAACCGAGCGTGACGGGGTTACCTGGCAGGACGATTGA
- the argC gene encoding N-acetyl-gamma-glutamyl-phosphate reductase, with the protein MSVSLFIDGAAGTTGLEIRERMAGRSDVTLIELDDARRKDSTARAEALNDSDFVILCLPDDAAREAVALIANDRTRVIDASTAHRTADGWTYGFPELEPFQTAAITDAKRVSNPGCYPTGFLALIRPLVRAGLVPVDWAVCVNAVSGYSGGGKAMIADFEGVNPPPAAHAYALGLVHKHVPEMQKHSRLAHPPIFMPSVANTYRGMIVEIGLPLHMFTRRPTLHVCEAVLREAYADSKVIRIASGADAVVQIEDDAGTDRLTLRVCGNADTGQARLIATLDNLGKGAAGAAVQNFNIMAGLDPVAGLTL; encoded by the coding sequence ATGAGCGTATCGCTTTTCATCGACGGGGCCGCCGGAACGACTGGCCTTGAGATTCGCGAACGGATGGCGGGACGTAGCGACGTCACGCTGATCGAACTCGACGATGCGCGGCGCAAGGACTCCACCGCGCGGGCAGAAGCGCTCAACGACAGCGACTTCGTCATTTTGTGCCTGCCCGACGATGCCGCGCGAGAAGCCGTCGCGCTGATCGCCAACGACCGGACCCGGGTGATCGACGCATCGACCGCGCACCGCACGGCGGATGGCTGGACGTATGGTTTTCCAGAACTGGAACCGTTCCAGACAGCGGCCATCACGGACGCGAAACGCGTAAGCAACCCCGGTTGCTATCCGACTGGCTTCCTGGCCTTGATCCGGCCGTTGGTGCGCGCCGGTCTCGTGCCTGTCGACTGGGCAGTCTGCGTCAATGCCGTGTCGGGATATTCGGGCGGCGGCAAGGCGATGATCGCCGACTTCGAAGGCGTGAACCCGCCCCCAGCCGCGCACGCCTATGCGCTCGGCCTGGTCCACAAGCATGTGCCGGAAATGCAGAAGCATTCGCGGCTCGCGCACCCGCCGATCTTTATGCCGTCGGTTGCCAACACGTATCGCGGGATGATCGTCGAAATCGGCCTTCCGCTGCACATGTTCACGCGACGCCCGACGCTGCACGTGTGCGAGGCGGTACTGCGCGAGGCCTATGCCGACAGCAAAGTGATCCGCATCGCATCGGGAGCAGATGCCGTCGTGCAGATCGAGGATGACGCCGGGACCGACCGGCTGACGCTGCGCGTGTGCGGCAATGCCGATACCGGCCAGGCGCGCCTGATCGCGACGCTCGACAACCTCGGCAAGGGCGCGGCGGGCGCGGCGGTTCAGAACTTCAATATCATGGCCGGACTCGATCCCGTCGCAGGTTTGACGCTTTAG
- a CDS encoding SH3 domain-containing protein has protein sequence MRRDLADIRLADQVFAPHYAASVPRIVVAATPLRQGTDLQSGDLAELAVGDVFEVLEFVKGRAWGRSPAHNLVGYVDADALSWPSA, from the coding sequence GTGCGGCGCGATCTGGCGGACATTCGGCTCGCGGATCAGGTTTTTGCGCCGCATTACGCGGCTTCGGTGCCGCGCATCGTGGTGGCGGCCACGCCCTTGCGCCAGGGCACGGATTTGCAATCGGGCGATCTGGCCGAGCTTGCGGTGGGCGACGTTTTCGAGGTGCTCGAGTTTGTGAAGGGACGCGCCTGGGGTCGGTCGCCGGCGCACAATCTGGTCGGCTATGTAGACGCCGATGCCCTTTCCTGGCCAAGCGCATGA
- a CDS encoding MarR family transcriptional regulator → MRTLVDYVRSGEPDLTNRQMALLLVVYLKPGPHTVRGLAAMLNVSKPVVTRALNRLGTLGYLRRQRDDNDKRNIFVARTAEGAEFLDDFGQFIGDSTPQPTNGRSAPARVVRSASA, encoded by the coding sequence ATGCGAACTCTCGTGGATTATGTCCGTTCGGGTGAACCCGACCTGACCAACCGTCAAATGGCCCTGCTTCTCGTCGTGTATCTAAAACCGGGTCCGCACACGGTGCGCGGATTGGCGGCGATGCTCAACGTATCGAAGCCGGTCGTCACGCGCGCCTTGAACAGGCTCGGCACCCTGGGCTATCTGCGCCGTCAACGCGACGATAATGACAAGCGCAACATCTTCGTCGCACGTACCGCCGAGGGGGCAGAGTTTCTTGACGACTTCGGACAGTTCATCGGCGACAGCACGCCACAACCAACCAACGGACGCAGCGCACCCGCTCGCGTCGTCCGCAGCGCCTCCGCGTAA
- the secG gene encoding preprotein translocase subunit SecG, which yields MFLFQFLLVVHAVIAAALVGVILVQKSEGGGLGMGGSPAGLMSARGAADFLTRATSILGASFILLSIVLAVLAAQGRSTKIDTSLARGARATAPVLPAAPAGDPNAAPFSAGARSALQNQAAPPADNGSVPLAQ from the coding sequence ATGTTTCTTTTTCAGTTTCTCCTCGTCGTCCATGCCGTGATCGCGGCTGCACTCGTCGGCGTCATTCTCGTCCAAAAGTCCGAAGGCGGCGGGCTTGGCATGGGCGGGAGCCCCGCGGGCCTGATGTCGGCACGCGGCGCTGCCGATTTCCTAACGCGTGCCACCTCGATTCTCGGCGCGTCGTTCATCCTTCTCAGCATCGTGCTGGCGGTGCTGGCCGCGCAGGGACGCAGCACCAAGATCGACACGTCGCTTGCGCGCGGCGCTCGCGCGACCGCACCGGTCCTGCCGGCGGCCCCGGCAGGGGACCCCAATGCCGCGCCATTCTCGGCCGGCGCACGAAGCGCGTTGCAGAATCAGGCCGCCCCGCCGGCCGACAATGGTTCGGTGCCGCTCGCTCAGTAA
- a CDS encoding CTP synthase — translation MARFIFITGGVVSSLGKGLMAASLAALLQARGYRVRIRKFDPYLNVDPGTMSPYQHGEVYVTDDGAETDLDLGHYERFTGVASRQSDNVTSGRIYQQIITRERRGDYLGATVQVIPHVTDAIKEFAQAETEDLDFVLCEIGGTVGDIESLPFIEAIRQLRNDLGRGNSVSIHVTLVPYIAAAGELKTKPTQHSVRELAALGVQPDVLVCRCEQPLPDSDRAKIALFCNVPKEAVIPALDAKSIYAVPVQYHEEGLDDAVLNAFGILPGSAPDLSRWTDIMDRVTNPEGEVTIGVVGKYVGLQDAYKSLNEALVHGGIANKVKVNIEWIDAELFEADDADIAARLEPLHAILVPGAFGERGAEGKIASVRFARERDIPYFGICFGMQMACVEGARDLAGIADASSTEFGPTEEPVVGMITEWMTAEGVQTREAGGDLGGTMRLGAYPATLDGNSVVSSIYGGTDISERHRHRYEVNTAYREALERGGLVFSGMSPDGMLPEIVERPDHPWFVGVQFHPELKSKPFDPHPLFASFIGAAVRQSRLV, via the coding sequence ATGGCGCGGTTCATTTTTATCACCGGCGGCGTGGTTTCCTCGCTCGGCAAGGGTCTCATGGCGGCGAGCCTCGCGGCATTGCTGCAAGCGCGCGGCTATCGCGTCCGAATTCGCAAGTTCGATCCGTACCTTAACGTCGATCCTGGGACGATGTCGCCCTATCAGCACGGCGAAGTCTATGTGACCGATGACGGCGCGGAGACCGATCTCGATCTCGGCCATTACGAGCGCTTTACCGGCGTCGCATCGCGGCAGTCGGACAATGTCACTTCGGGGCGAATCTACCAACAGATCATCACGCGTGAGCGGCGCGGTGATTACCTGGGCGCCACGGTGCAGGTGATTCCGCACGTGACCGACGCGATAAAGGAATTTGCCCAGGCCGAAACCGAAGATCTCGATTTTGTGCTATGCGAGATCGGCGGGACGGTCGGCGACATCGAATCGCTCCCCTTCATCGAGGCGATCCGGCAGCTTCGCAATGATCTCGGCCGCGGCAATTCGGTCAGCATTCACGTCACGCTGGTGCCCTACATCGCTGCCGCTGGCGAATTGAAGACCAAGCCGACGCAGCATTCCGTGCGCGAACTCGCGGCGCTGGGCGTGCAGCCCGACGTGCTGGTATGCAGGTGCGAACAGCCTTTGCCCGACAGCGACCGCGCCAAGATCGCGTTGTTCTGCAACGTGCCCAAGGAAGCGGTTATTCCTGCGCTCGATGCAAAGAGCATCTACGCGGTGCCGGTGCAATATCACGAGGAGGGCCTCGACGATGCCGTCCTCAATGCGTTCGGCATCCTGCCCGGCAGCGCTCCCGATCTTTCACGCTGGACCGATATCATGGACCGGGTGACCAACCCCGAGGGCGAGGTCACGATCGGCGTCGTCGGCAAGTATGTCGGCCTGCAGGATGCCTATAAGTCGCTCAACGAAGCGCTGGTGCACGGTGGCATCGCCAACAAGGTGAAGGTCAATATCGAGTGGATCGACGCCGAGCTGTTCGAGGCCGATGACGCGGACATCGCCGCGCGGCTTGAGCCGCTGCACGCAATCCTCGTGCCCGGCGCGTTCGGCGAGCGGGGTGCGGAGGGCAAGATCGCCAGCGTGCGCTTCGCGCGCGAACGTGACATTCCGTATTTCGGCATTTGCTTCGGAATGCAGATGGCCTGCGTCGAAGGCGCACGCGACCTGGCGGGAATTGCGGACGCATCGTCGACCGAATTTGGCCCGACGGAGGAGCCGGTGGTTGGCATGATCACCGAATGGATGACCGCCGAGGGCGTCCAAACCCGCGAGGCTGGAGGGGATCTCGGCGGGACGATGCGGCTCGGCGCTTATCCTGCCACGCTGGACGGAAATTCGGTCGTATCCAGCATCTACGGCGGCACCGACATTTCCGAGCGCCACCGCCACCGCTATGAGGTCAACACCGCGTATCGCGAGGCGCTGGAAAGGGGTGGGCTGGTGTTCAGCGGCATGTCCCCCGACGGTATGCTCCCCGAAATCGTCGAACGTCCCGATCATCCCTGGTTCGTCGGCGTGCAATTCCATCCCGAACTGAAGAGCAAGCCGTTTGACCCGCACCCGCTCTTTGCTAGCTTTATCGGCGCGGCGGTCAGACAATCTCGGCTGGTCTGA
- a CDS encoding Hsp20 family protein, with translation MRQFDLTPYRRSTVGFDRLFDMLEANARQASADNYPPFNLERLDGDHFRITLAVAGFSRDEIEIVAQQNLLQVKGRKDASEGNAASFLHIGIANRSFERRFELADFVRVEDARLNDGLLVIDLIREVPEAMKPKTIAIKTGAPLVAVDDTPGEAQAA, from the coding sequence ATGCGTCAGTTCGATTTGACCCCCTATCGCCGCTCGACCGTGGGGTTCGACCGGTTGTTCGATATGCTTGAGGCCAATGCCCGGCAGGCCAGTGCCGACAATTACCCGCCGTTTAACCTTGAGCGACTCGATGGCGACCATTTCCGCATCACGCTCGCGGTCGCTGGTTTTTCCCGCGACGAGATCGAGATCGTCGCGCAGCAGAACCTGTTGCAGGTGAAGGGCCGCAAGGATGCAAGCGAAGGAAACGCCGCGTCGTTCCTGCACATCGGCATCGCCAATCGCAGCTTCGAGCGCCGCTTCGAACTCGCCGATTTCGTGCGGGTCGAGGATGCGCGGCTGAATGACGGATTACTCGTGATCGACCTGATCCGCGAAGTGCCCGAGGCAATGAAGCCGAAGACAATCGCGATCAAAACCGGCGCACCGCTCGTCGCGGTCGACGATACGCCGGGCGAAGCGCAGGCAGCGTGA
- a CDS encoding TonB-dependent receptor, producing the protein MLAHLSGLLLASTTLAGVPAPSDPPAADPTPAAAEAQATPGAPTSGDIVVTARRRAETQQTVPISLSVLSGKSLSDSGAFNVNRVQQQIPSLQFYSSNPRNSAINIRGLGAPFGLTNDGIEQGVGFYVDGVYIGRIGASTFDFVDVDRVEVLRGPQGTLYGKNTTSGALNITTRAPSFTAEARGEVTYGNHDFVQAKASVSGPITDTLAVRLSSSATTRHGTIYDIASNTDLHRQRNLGFRGQLLWKATDALDLTLSGDFNVQNPLCCVQYYARVGTTQRPLNRQYPALAAAFGYTPPSLNPFDRVIDLDAKINSRQEIGGASLVANWDLGPATLTSVSAWRYWDWQPANDRDFIGLPITTVSQNPSQQRQYSQEVRLASAGKNRLDYTVGAFFFNQRINTQGSQIQGPAASRYLLNPNCIAAATLPCNATNPAVLNGLTSTNTIRFDNTSFAVFGKLNWEAFSNFHVQPGLRVNYDKKSGSYVSVVTTGSGSTTLNADQAATLAPQSYSPRFSAWNVSGDITLSYDFTPDVHGFATYAKSFKSGGINLSGLPLNAAGTAVDLTTQTVKPEKVDAFELGLKTQFLDRRLTLNVAAFWTEIGDYQATVNNGQLTVIRGYLANAGKVRSRGFEFDSSFRPSKRVNLYFNGAYTDAIYKRFTNAPCPPELSGGTVTTGTPGPAGVPGALSPVVCDISGQRLPGISKWSLSYGGEYSLPVGGKDGQIYVGYDGSYRTSFSSNPSPSAYTWIDGYALSNFRAGYRKKDFNVFGWVRNAFDQEYFELLSTQSGSTGLIVGQPGDPRTYGVTLSKNF; encoded by the coding sequence ATGCTCGCGCACCTGTCTGGACTTCTGCTTGCTTCCACCACGCTCGCCGGTGTTCCGGCACCGTCGGACCCACCGGCGGCGGATCCTACCCCGGCCGCTGCGGAGGCGCAGGCGACGCCCGGCGCGCCGACTTCCGGCGATATCGTGGTTACGGCGCGCCGACGTGCGGAGACGCAGCAGACCGTACCGATCTCACTGTCCGTGCTCAGCGGCAAATCCCTGTCTGACAGCGGTGCTTTCAACGTCAATCGCGTGCAGCAGCAGATTCCGTCCCTGCAATTCTATTCGAGCAACCCGCGCAATTCGGCGATCAACATTCGCGGTCTCGGCGCGCCGTTCGGTCTCACCAATGATGGGATCGAGCAAGGCGTGGGCTTTTATGTCGACGGCGTCTATATCGGCCGCATCGGCGCTTCGACGTTCGATTTCGTAGACGTCGATCGCGTCGAGGTGCTGCGCGGGCCGCAGGGAACCTTGTACGGCAAGAATACCACCTCGGGCGCTCTCAACATCACCACCCGGGCACCGAGCTTCACGGCCGAAGCGCGCGGTGAGGTGACGTACGGAAATCACGATTTTGTTCAGGCGAAGGCGTCGGTCTCCGGCCCGATCACCGACACGCTCGCGGTGCGGCTGTCGAGTTCGGCGACCACACGTCATGGGACGATCTACGACATCGCGAGCAACACCGACCTGCATCGCCAGCGCAATCTGGGCTTTCGCGGGCAATTGTTGTGGAAAGCAACCGATGCCCTTGATCTGACACTGTCGGGCGACTTCAACGTGCAGAACCCGCTGTGCTGCGTGCAATATTATGCGCGTGTCGGCACGACGCAGCGGCCGCTCAACCGCCAATACCCGGCCTTGGCGGCGGCTTTCGGCTACACCCCGCCAAGCCTGAACCCGTTCGACCGCGTGATCGATCTCGATGCCAAGATCAACTCGCGTCAGGAAATTGGCGGTGCCTCGCTCGTCGCCAATTGGGATCTGGGGCCTGCCACGCTGACCTCGGTCAGTGCGTGGCGCTATTGGGATTGGCAGCCGGCCAATGATCGCGATTTCATTGGGTTGCCGATCACGACCGTGTCGCAGAATCCGTCGCAGCAGCGGCAATATTCGCAGGAGGTTCGGCTGGCCTCGGCCGGCAAAAACCGGCTCGATTATACGGTCGGTGCCTTCTTCTTCAACCAACGCATCAACACGCAGGGGTCGCAAATACAGGGCCCGGCGGCGAGCCGCTATCTGCTGAACCCCAACTGCATCGCCGCCGCGACACTCCCCTGCAACGCTACTAACCCTGCGGTTCTGAACGGCCTGACCTCGACCAACACGATCCGCTTCGACAACACGAGCTTTGCCGTGTTCGGGAAGCTGAATTGGGAGGCGTTCTCGAATTTCCACGTCCAGCCGGGCTTGCGCGTCAATTATGACAAAAAGAGCGGTTCATATGTCTCGGTCGTCACCACGGGCAGCGGCAGCACGACGTTGAATGCGGATCAGGCGGCGACGCTTGCCCCGCAGAGCTATTCGCCCCGCTTCAGCGCGTGGAACGTCTCTGGCGATATCACCTTATCCTATGATTTTACGCCCGACGTTCATGGCTTTGCGACCTATGCGAAGAGCTTCAAATCGGGCGGGATCAATCTGTCCGGCTTGCCGCTGAATGCAGCGGGCACGGCGGTCGACCTGACCACGCAGACCGTGAAGCCCGAGAAGGTCGATGCCTTCGAACTGGGCCTGAAAACGCAATTTCTCGATCGTCGCTTGACCCTCAACGTGGCGGCATTCTGGACCGAGATCGGCGATTATCAGGCGACCGTGAACAACGGCCAATTGACCGTGATCCGGGGCTATCTCGCCAATGCCGGCAAGGTCCGCTCGCGCGGGTTCGAGTTCGACTCGAGTTTCCGCCCGAGCAAGCGGGTAAATCTCTACTTCAACGGAGCCTATACCGACGCGATCTACAAGCGCTTCACCAACGCGCCGTGCCCGCCCGAGCTTTCGGGCGGGACCGTCACGACCGGTACGCCCGGCCCCGCCGGAGTGCCCGGCGCGCTCAGTCCGGTCGTCTGCGACATTTCCGGCCAGCGTCTGCCGGGCATTTCTAAATGGTCCCTGTCCTATGGCGGCGAATATAGCCTGCCCGTTGGCGGCAAGGACGGACAAATCTATGTCGGCTATGACGGCAGCTATCGCACCAGCTTCTCGTCCAACCCGTCGCCGTCGGCTTATACGTGGATCGATGGCTATGCGCTTTCGAATTTTCGAGCCGGCTATCGGAAGAAGGACTTCAATGTCTTCGGCTGGGTCCGCAACGCCTTCGATCAGGAGTATTTCGAGCTGCTATCGACCCAGTCGGGCAGCACCGGGTTGATCGTTGGGCAGCCGGGTGATCCGCGGACCTACGGGGTGACGCTTTCGAAGAACTTTTGA